The window GTGGTATAACCATGAGTGTGAAACTGCGACGATGGCCGATGTGTCTATCTCTGACATGGGAGACGCCGCCCGGAATTATCAGAGTTGGTAATTTCTGGATGAATTTTTTGATGGGTGAGAGATTGGAGGGAGTCAATGGCTACTGAGGAGGTCGACCAATCTTCCCCCGAGACGTCTTCTGACGGTGGTGGGCCGGGGGATCGGTCGGAAACGCAGGATGCACACGAACCGACGCAGGGGTCAGCGACTCGCGTCGGGTCGTACACGTGGGCCGATTTCATGGCTGAGTACGGCTACGAGGACGAGATCTCGATCCTCTATCCCCACGGGACGAGCGGGCCCGACGATCAGCTCGGACTTGAGACTGACGATCGACCAATCGTTCCACACGGGGACGCCTGGGATCGCGTCGAGTTCGACCCGACCGCACATCTGGGCTACCATCCGGACGACGTCCCCGAGTTGCTGGCGGAGGTGTTCCACCCGAACGCCGATACGCTCGAGGATATCTTTTTGCAGTACGTCGATCCGGAGACGACGCCGGTTCGCAAGGACTTCTACACCTGGGAACACTACAAGTGGGAATACTACTACGACGAGGATGGAAGTCGCCCGCGCAAGAGTGACGGCTCGATCGATCCCTTCGACGAGGAAGCGGCGTTGGGGTTCGACCCGGAGGAGATCCACCAGAAGCTTCACGTGGGCGGCCAGGCGGCGATGGAACTGGACGACGTCGTCGAGGAACGAACCGTCAACGTCAACGAGGAACTCGACGAGGACAAATTCTTTTCGACCGACATCGGCGGGACGACGGTCGTCAATCGGTACGACCTCGAGAAGGCCGTCCCGTTCGCGAAAAAACGTCACTTCAGGGAGGTCGAACGCTACTGGGTCAACAAGCCCTACTCGTTCGTCATAATCTTTCACTCCGAGAAGGAAAACGAGAAGAAATACTACGCGATCGAACCATACCTCAACGAGATCGAGGAGGATCTCCAGGAGTTCCTCTCGGGGAAGTTACGAACGGCGATCAAGTACTCCGACGACGGGATCAAACACACGGCCGACGTCGAGGGTCGGCGGGAAGTGATCGAGGAGGAAACCCGTCGCCTGCTGAAACGGTACGACCTCTTCGAGAAAACCGGTGGCAAGACGAAGAAAGGCATTATCGAGTCGCTGCGGACGCTCCTTGACGAGGACGACGAGCGCCCGACCCGGGGATCCTTCCAACTCGATGGGGTCGAGACGCGACCAGAACCAGCGATCCTCGCGGACGACCCGGATACGCTGAGCGAATACCAGGTCGAAAAGCTCCTGTACCTCCTGAAACGGGATTTCCTGGGGTACGAACGGATCGACCCGATCAAACACGACATCAACGTCGAGGACATCTCCTGTGACGGCTACAACTCGCCGGTGTTCGTCTACCACTCCGGGTACGAGCAGATCATCTCGAACATCTTCCACGGCGAGGACGAACTCGACGACTTCGTCGTGAAACTCGCCCAGCGGTCGGGGAAGGGGATCAGCAAGCGACTGCCACAGGTCGACACGACGCTCCCCGACGGCTCCCGTGCCCAATTAACTCTCGGAAAGGAGGTCTCCGATCACGGGACGAACTACACGATCCGACAGTTCAAGGACGTCCCGTTCACGCCGATCGACCTCATCAACTGGAACACGTTCAGCCTCGACGAGATGGCCTATCTCTGGCTCGCCATCGAGAACCACAAGAGCCTGATCTTCGCTGGCGGGACGGCATCCGGGAAGACGACCAGCCTGAACGCCGTCTCGCTGTTCATCCCGAGCAACACCAAGATCGTCTCCATCGAGGACACCCGCGAGGTCGAACTCCCTCAGCGAAACTGGATCGCGTCGGTGACTCGGCCATCCTTCTCAGACGACGACCAGGGAGACGTCGACGAGTTCGACCTCCTCGAGGCCGCGCTCCGTCAGCGTCCGGACTACATCGTGATGGGTGAGATCCGTGGTGAAGAGGGTCGAACGCTGTTCCAGGTCATGTCGACGGGTCACACGACGTATACGACCTTCCACGCCGACTCCGTCGACGAGGTACTCAAGCGATTTACCACCGACCCCATCAACGTCTCGAAGACGATGTTCAC of the Natronosalvus vescus genome contains:
- a CDS encoding type II/IV secretion system ATPase subunit, with protein sequence MATEEVDQSSPETSSDGGGPGDRSETQDAHEPTQGSATRVGSYTWADFMAEYGYEDEISILYPHGTSGPDDQLGLETDDRPIVPHGDAWDRVEFDPTAHLGYHPDDVPELLAEVFHPNADTLEDIFLQYVDPETTPVRKDFYTWEHYKWEYYYDEDGSRPRKSDGSIDPFDEEAALGFDPEEIHQKLHVGGQAAMELDDVVEERTVNVNEELDEDKFFSTDIGGTTVVNRYDLEKAVPFAKKRHFREVERYWVNKPYSFVIIFHSEKENEKKYYAIEPYLNEIEEDLQEFLSGKLRTAIKYSDDGIKHTADVEGRREVIEEETRRLLKRYDLFEKTGGKTKKGIIESLRTLLDEDDERPTRGSFQLDGVETRPEPAILADDPDTLSEYQVEKLLYLLKRDFLGYERIDPIKHDINVEDISCDGYNSPVFVYHSGYEQIISNIFHGEDELDDFVVKLAQRSGKGISKRLPQVDTTLPDGSRAQLTLGKEVSDHGTNYTIRQFKDVPFTPIDLINWNTFSLDEMAYLWLAIENHKSLIFAGGTASGKTTSLNAVSLFIPSNTKIVSIEDTREVELPQRNWIASVTRPSFSDDDQGDVDEFDLLEAALRQRPDYIVMGEIRGEEGRTLFQVMSTGHTTYTTFHADSVDEVLKRFTTDPINVSKTMFTALDLVSIQTQTRVQGQKVRRNKSLTEINHYEAEHDEINVQDVYQWQAETDEYLKMGESNTLEEIKFDRGWSDEKLQTELFKRQVILAYLIKNDLNTYAQVAATAQAFINDPDTIMTLIANGQLENSLEDLREMESVLIDVDPEKEELVPRPDSTTETYNLAMDLLERAEESLFEEYRGNVPSGLASALSDVEPAEPIEVDRADVDEFDFGGDVDEDVSDEAWDLGDGSTEFGFDSGESPSWLDDDGGFGMDDGSDEAEATATADASPEATPDTATPTSESLPETGSAIEAADTDTPVPELEGETEPESSRNVEPGSGSSVGEGSSSPQPSPSSQPAPSPSSDSAHADDGSSAPSTHSSGDADNIGDEGGTTEQTFEGLFSDMGSTLERLEEEPGRDPDLVSDTGDKPDTSDFDEMFPDRGLDSIFGSESPPEPGEDAGSPPPGPGANEPLDLDEGRSSTTDQSMTAAETDETLFEESGSIFSDDADESSDSDDADDESGSIFSDDSGASSVDDDGGSIFSDDDADGSIFDDDDNDDADGESGSIFSDDEEETDT